A genomic stretch from Pseudomonas sp. MUP55 includes:
- a CDS encoding acyl-CoA thioesterase, protein MNFHTRKWVKPEDLNPNGTLFGGSLLRWIDEEAAIYAIVQLGNQRVVTKYISEINFVSASRQGDIIELGITATEFGRTSITLTCEVRNKITRKSILTVEKMVFVNLGEDGLPAPHGRTEIKYVKDQFQDDSLPE, encoded by the coding sequence ATGAACTTCCACACCCGTAAGTGGGTAAAACCCGAAGACCTCAACCCCAACGGCACCCTGTTCGGTGGCAGCCTGCTGCGCTGGATCGACGAAGAAGCGGCGATCTATGCGATTGTCCAGTTGGGCAACCAGCGTGTGGTGACCAAGTACATTTCCGAAATCAACTTCGTCAGTGCCTCGCGCCAGGGCGACATCATCGAGCTGGGCATCACCGCCACCGAGTTCGGCCGCACCTCCATTACCCTGACGTGCGAAGTGCGCAACAAAATCACCCGCAAAAGCATCCTGACCGTAGAGAAAATGGTCTTCGTCAACCTTGGCGAAGATGGGCTGCCGGCGCCTCATGGTCGCACCGAAATCAAGTACGTTAAGGATCAGTTCCAGGACGACAGCCTTCCCGAGTAA
- the ahcY gene encoding adenosylhomocysteinase, producing MSAVITPAEFNDYKVADMSLAAWGRRETFIAESEMPALMGLRRKYAAEQPLKGAKILGCIHMTIQTAVLIETLVALGAEVRWSSCNIFSTQDQAAAAIAAAGIPVFAWKGETEEEYEWCLEQTILKDGAPWDANMILDDGGDLTELLHKKYPQILDRVHGVTEETTTGVHRLLDMLAKGELKIPAINVNDSVTKSKNDNKYGCRHSLNDAIKRGTDHLLSGKQALVIGYGDVGKGSSQSLRQEGMIVKVSEVDPICAMQACMDGFEVVSPFIDGVNDGTEASIDKALLGKIDLIVTTTGNVNVCDANMLKALKKRAVVCNIGHFDNEIDTAFMRKNWAWEEVKPQVHKVHRTGAGTFDPQNDDYLILLAEGRLVNLGNATGHPSRIMDGSFANQVLAQIFLFQQKYADLSPAQKAERLTVEVLPKKLDEEVALEMVRGFGGVVTQLTKTQADYIGVTVEGPFKPHAYRY from the coding sequence ATGAGCGCTGTAATCACGCCTGCAGAATTCAACGACTACAAAGTCGCCGACATGTCCCTCGCTGCCTGGGGCCGTCGCGAAACCTTTATCGCCGAATCCGAAATGCCAGCCCTGATGGGCCTGCGTCGCAAATACGCCGCTGAGCAGCCGCTCAAGGGCGCGAAGATTCTCGGCTGCATCCACATGACCATCCAGACTGCCGTGCTGATCGAAACCCTGGTTGCCCTGGGTGCCGAAGTGCGTTGGTCGTCCTGCAACATTTTCTCGACTCAAGACCAGGCCGCTGCCGCTATCGCTGCCGCCGGCATCCCGGTGTTCGCCTGGAAAGGCGAGACCGAAGAAGAGTACGAGTGGTGCCTGGAGCAAACCATCCTGAAAGATGGCGCGCCATGGGATGCCAACATGATCCTCGACGACGGCGGCGACCTGACCGAGCTGCTGCACAAGAAATACCCGCAGATCCTGGACCGCGTCCACGGCGTGACCGAAGAAACCACCACCGGCGTTCACCGTCTGCTGGACATGCTGGCCAAGGGCGAGCTGAAGATCCCGGCCATCAACGTCAACGACTCGGTGACCAAGAGCAAGAACGACAACAAGTACGGCTGCCGTCACAGCCTGAACGATGCCATCAAGCGCGGCACCGACCACCTGCTGTCGGGCAAGCAAGCCCTGGTGATCGGCTACGGTGACGTGGGCAAGGGTTCGTCCCAGTCCCTGCGTCAGGAAGGCATGATCGTCAAAGTCTCCGAAGTTGACCCGATCTGCGCCATGCAAGCCTGCATGGACGGTTTCGAAGTGGTTTCGCCGTTCATCGACGGCGTCAACGACGGCACCGAAGCGAGCATCGACAAAGCCCTGCTGGGCAAGATCGACCTGATCGTCACCACCACCGGTAACGTGAACGTCTGCGATGCGAACATGCTCAAGGCCCTGAAGAAGCGCGCAGTAGTGTGCAACATCGGTCACTTCGATAACGAGATCGACACAGCTTTCATGCGCAAGAACTGGGCATGGGAAGAAGTGAAGCCACAGGTTCACAAGGTACACCGCACCGGTGCAGGTACTTTCGACCCGCAGAACGATGACTACCTGATCCTGCTGGCCGAAGGCCGCCTGGTGAACCTGGGTAACGCGACCGGCCACCCAAGCCGCATCATGGATGGCTCGTTCGCCAACCAGGTACTGGCGCAGATCTTCCTGTTCCAACAGAAGTACGCCGACCTGTCGCCTGCCCAGAAAGCCGAGCGCCTGACCGTGGAAGTACTGCCGAAGAAACTCGACGAAGAAGTGGCCCTGGAAATGGTCCGCGGCTTTGGCGGCGTGGTGACCCAACTGACCAAGACCCAGGCCGACTACATCGGCGTGACCGTTGAAGGTCCGTTCAAGCCGCACGCTTATCGCTACTGA
- the metF gene encoding methylenetetrahydrofolate reductase [NAD(P)H], translating into MSQDRRYSFEFFPTKTDAGHEKLMATAKQLAGYQPDFFSCTYGAGGSTRDRTINTVLQLESEVKVPAAPHLSCVGDSKADLRGLLTQYKAAGIKRIVALRGDLPSGMGMASGELRYANDLVSFIREESGDHFHIEVAAYPEMHPQARNFEDDLKNFVRKANAGADSAITQYFFNADSYFYFVERVRAMGVNIPIVPGIMPITNYSKLARFSDACGAEIPRWVRKQLEAYGDDVKSIQAFGEQVITEMCEQLLQGGAPGLHFYTLNQAEPSLAIWNNLKLPR; encoded by the coding sequence ATGTCCCAAGACCGTCGCTACAGCTTCGAGTTCTTCCCGACCAAGACCGATGCTGGGCATGAAAAACTGATGGCCACTGCCAAGCAGTTGGCCGGCTATCAACCCGACTTTTTTTCCTGCACCTACGGCGCCGGCGGTTCGACCCGTGACCGCACGATCAACACCGTGCTGCAGCTCGAAAGTGAAGTCAAAGTTCCCGCCGCTCCGCACTTGTCGTGCGTGGGCGACAGCAAAGCCGACCTGCGCGGCCTGCTGACCCAATACAAGGCCGCTGGCATCAAGCGCATCGTCGCCCTGCGTGGCGACCTGCCATCCGGCATGGGCATGGCCAGCGGCGAGCTGCGCTACGCCAACGATCTGGTGAGCTTCATCCGCGAAGAAAGCGGCGATCACTTCCATATCGAAGTGGCTGCTTACCCGGAGATGCATCCCCAGGCGCGCAATTTCGAAGACGATCTCAAGAATTTCGTGCGCAAGGCCAACGCCGGCGCCGACAGCGCGATCACCCAGTACTTCTTCAACGCCGACAGCTACTTCTACTTCGTCGAGCGGGTACGGGCCATGGGCGTGAACATCCCGATCGTGCCGGGCATCATGCCGATCACCAACTACAGCAAGCTGGCGCGCTTCTCCGACGCCTGCGGTGCCGAGATCCCACGCTGGGTGCGCAAGCAACTGGAAGCCTATGGCGATGACGTCAAAAGCATCCAGGCGTTCGGCGAGCAGGTCATCACCGAGATGTGTGAACAATTGTTGCAAGGTGGCGCGCCAGGGTTGCACTTCTATACCCTGAACCAGGCTGAACCCAGCCTTGCCATCTGGAACAACCTCAAGCTGCCACGCTGA